The genome window GGTCTGTAGGCATGATTGCAATTTACTGTGCCCTATGAGCcaattaaaaaggaaatgcATTAGCAGGCGGTTGTGTCCCAAGCGGTTAAGAGCATTCACCCTTGCACTCGAGGTCATGCATTTGATTTCCCCTTTCcccaatatcacttgtattatgaaaaaaagagagtaaaaagaagggaaaggAAATGCATGAGAACCAAAGCAAAAGCAGCTATACCCGGAAGGATAAGTACTTTAAACCCAAATATGAGAGTTATGGGACTTCTATGTCTTGGCTGCACACAATTTTATTGATCTTTCTCAAATCAGCTGAGCTGTATCAGTTCAGAAACCTCCAAATATCGATCATTCTTACTTATTGCTTTTTTCTTGGGCTAACCTGGGCTATGTGTCCAGACAACCCCTTAAAAGTATCAAGCATAAGagaatttcatataaaaatagaaaagaaaagaaagaatgtaTTAATGAGTATACCTTGGTAACAAATACATCTTTACACCACTGTCCAATTCCGTCAGCCGTTTCGGGCAATTCCTGCATTGAATGTCTCCTGATTTGTAATTTTACCTGTAAGAATCAGAAACTCCTCATACTTAGTAACATATTTTTCTGACCTTTTTCCCACGACTGTTGGcaccatttcatttttcaagaCAAGTTTGTGTTCAGTTTTCTGAGAGAAGCCTCAGTCCCATACTGTGTAGAAGGATGCAAGGGCACATCCAGCTCATCTAGCACGAAATGTCCCCTTCTACAGAATGACTGTCCTATTTAGTTTTtccatatataatttgaaatgatattgctttgtttttatttagcATTCAAATGAGCATAAGTCTATCCAGAATGGACACTTGACGGACACAGAACACCCAAGATAGAAACTTCTAATTAAGTAACAAAGGAACACTGCAGGAACAGCCCTTGCTCATAAGCATGTCCATGCTTTTCGTGCATAAAACTTGCTAGGTCTCAATTTGTCAATACAGTATATAGAATCTCACGTAATTATTCATCCATGAGTACTTTGTAtcttcctttttaaaaaaaaaaaaaaattctggtAGCATCTTTGGTTATGATAGTTATATGCTAAAGATCCATTTCCACATGTCATGTATGTGCACGGTTGGTAATTAGGTTGAGTGCATTGAAAAGAAGCTGGTTTATTGCTAAACCAGCCAGTAAATATATCCCTGAACCTCGTCCTGGTCACATTTTCTATGGTCTTCACTATTTTACTCGTGGATTCAAACTTTCTGACTTAAATGCTATCTTaaaaatttgcattatttttacaaacaGATTACCTCATTACTAGGACATTAGTAAAACAAAAGTAGTAAAGAAATACAAACCATATTTAAGAAACCCTGTTGATTCCATGCAAGATGATTTAAAGGTTCCTAAGTAAAACAGTTCATTTTTAAGAGAAAAACAATCAAGCAATTCCAATGTACCACACCAATTGAGATATACAGCTAAAAACTGATCAATGACAGTAAGAATGTGTAATGTTCCCTACAAGAAACTAATGATGCactaacaaaaaaaagttagcTATCTAATAACAAGTAACGTTATCAGCATATGCAGAAAGAGTTTAGTTGTCCTACCACAGAAGATTGCCCTCGAAATATTCTCAACAATGTAGGCGGTGGCTGATTTTTGGGAACAGCTACTGTACAATCATAAATTGCTGGAACAAATGAGCGCATCTGGCTTACTGATGAAACAAAACCCTGATAGTATGAAAGAAGTAAtacaattttaattaaagGGGATACACAAAACTGTGGAAATTATGTTGATGAGTCACATTATGAAATTAtgggaaaaaggaaataatggCAATGTACAAGGAACATctagttttaaaaattcaaataggATACTGCAGACACCAATTTGACtcaaaaggaaggaaaaatggtatgaaaaaaaattgtaaacagACTGTTACCTTTGTACGTGGAAGCAAGACATTCCTAGGAATAGGCAACCCTCTTGAAGCAGCAAACTCTTGAGCTACCATTAGCTTTGCCTGAGTAAATCGCGTTCCTTCTACAAAGAGAGCCAACCAAAAAGGCATGGGGAAATCCTCTAGTTGTTGAAAACCTGACTGTAGTGGGAAACCCCATGAGTTATAAAATGACAAAGAAGAAAGACTGTGTCAAACATATGCGTATAAACACATTTACAGATACCTTCAATGTAATTTCATCTTTAGTCCATCTTCTTTCCAAGAAGAAATATTCAGAAAACCACATTGACCAACCTATGACCTGCGTGCATGTATCACATTATTAACCCTTACTGAAAGATTATCACAAtacaaaactaaataaatgaGTAAATTAAAGGACAATACATAAGTTAAAACATACCACAAAAAACATCATTAATTTCAATAGAATAGAAAGATACATGTTGAGTGAAAACTCACTGGGAGGAACATTACTTCTTTCTTCATGATGGCTAGTGCACTACCAAGGCAACCTGAGCGCTGTTATTAATAGATTCATTTCAATCAGTTAATTAGAAAGAACAAAGATTAAAACATGATtttcaagaaacaaaatggTTAACAAGTATAATCAAATTGTTGACTCTGCCACCTCTAACTGTAAATCCTATTTTCATGACATAGAGGGTGAGGGGTTTGGaataaagaataaagaaaagatacaGTGGGCAGGATGGTTTTCTGGAACTTGGACCAGTTATTCGGAAAATATTGATGAGGTCAACAGATGAAAGACaacaaaggaagaagagaTGATGGTAACTTGTTTTTCATGAAGTCAGACAATTATATGGCAATTATTGCTTTTAAAACACAGACAACGATTAGTGTGCATGTTTAACATCATACAAGTGACACTGCTAGAAATAAATTCACAAAGATAAGCACCTGAGCTACGAGCCATCCAACAAGCCAATCAATGTCACTTCTGTGATTGCAAATGACAAGCGCATGTTCTTTACCTGTAAATTCCACAAACAAGACAACAGTCAGTCAACACGAGAGATTTGTAAACGTGAAAAAAACTCaattcctcttcttcttttttccatcaaaatattaattctTCTCTATGACTGAAAGATTATGGAACACAACCCATTAATAATAGTCACCTCACCCATTAACTGAAAGGTGTCTGAATCTACATACAACTCAACCTGCAGCAGAAGTTCCAACTAGTTAGACCGTGATTAGGATCTAAAACTCAAGTACACCCATCCAAAACAGGAATGCCTATAAGTTCACAAGGTAAATATGGTGGTGATATAGCAAAAGTTTTGTTTCCACTGCATATTTGGCAATCTGATGCAATTCAGAGTgcgtaaaaagaaaaatcgtTCTATAAATTAGAGTATAGAACTTAAATGACATTGACATATTGACAAATTATATGAGAGGAAGATTTTTTATCCTGAAGGTGCATGCCACTTTCCTCCTTTGCTGCTCACTTTTAAGCTTCAATATTTCTTGAAAGATTTAGCTTTTTGCAGAACCCCACtgatatttaatttattcttaCCATCAAACTCTCCCCAATAAGCCAACCCAAATTGTAAGCCCTCTAAAAGTTTGGGATTATCAATTTGGCTGAAGATGTGTATATATTGGTTTCGTCATATCTTACCACGGTGCATTTCTCTAGAAAAGGTAACAAATACTATAAATGTGTGCTATGGAAAATTTCCCAATGAAGATGTAAAGGAATAAACAATTTATTTTCAGTACAAAGAAATAAACAATTTTAAGAAAGAATCACACCTTGATGCCTGCCCACCAATCAATAAGCCATATGAGTTCCAACCAAAGAAACTCTGCAACTACTTTGTTGATCTTTCTATACAACTTCTTTGATATAGGACGAAGAATGATGAAAGAAACTACCTGAAAGTGTGTATATGAATAAACTCAAGATATGTGCACTAAGTTaaacaaaacttgaaaacttgGGCAAGAAATGCTTTATGAAGGTAATTGAGAGATTTGATAACATTCATTAGATGATATAGAAAACCAGTGGCAGGTCCATTCTAATGTCGTAGCTTTActagagagaaaaatagatTCCAAGTTTTGGCATGCAAGTCCAGTTGTATGGAGAGTTTGATGCACGTTATTGTAAGGAAGATATGAAATGTAAGTAAATGAGGAGTGTTAAAGGCACATACACCATATTCTAATAAGACAATTGGTTAAAAGACAAAGGTTTAGAGCATATAAGTGAATGGCATATTTCTTATTAACCATTCGATACTCATCCAAGAACTTAGAACATGGTATATGTCTCTTATTAAATTACTTAACAGTATGTCCTTGAATATTCTTGTATGTGCAATATGGTGTCAAGGTTTGGTAGCGATATACAGAACAAGGATGCCATTTATTGAGCCAAAAGTTATGTCATTCATCTTGGGAGTAAGCACCTATTAAAGGCATTACTTTACTGATGATTCAACTTTGCAGCTCTTCCCTGTTTCTCCCTTCAATTAAAACATTGTTAACAACTAATGAGGAGTCCTGTAAATATAAAGTTGTACCGTTGTGTTTGAAATTTACTATTATGATTACAATAATCGAAGAAACAGAGGCATTACAGAAAACCATGCCCAAATTGTAGTCGATTTTGAAGACCGGCGTCAATAAATCAGCATTGCTAATTTCCCTGCCTATAAGTTGTTATAAATTGTTAAGAAACCACTCTAAAGAATAGGTTAGAAAAATCTCTACTTGCTGTTTAAAATGCAATTGGGTCATTCAATTTACATGCAACAATCAAAACCACCGTCAGGAAAAGAAGCACATAACCACATAGCAAAAGGCCACAACTGgtaataatataaaatgggATTTCTTCCAAAACACCAAATTGCAAAAATGGAAGCAAAAGgcattgagagagagagagagagagagagagagagagagagattaatcATTAATGCAAGACATACCTGCATGAGATTAACAATGAGGCCtgagagaatgaaaacaacGCCAATGGGAACGATGGCAAGTACAGCTGGGATGGCCATGGCTGCTAATGCTATTCTGGCTTTGGGTTtggagaggaagaggagacAGAGATTCGATGGGAGACAGAGAGAGCGTTTGGGGATCATAACGAACGAACACTGTCTGCGTGCGTGTGTTTGTTTTGCTGAGACGCGAACTGGAAGCCGCTTCAAACGCTTGATGTCgttacaaaattttattattcttcaGCATTTACATGAAGCGCTATCATGTGATTCGTCATGTGGTGTAGGCTATTGAATAAGTTcattagggattttttttacaatgcaAATATGTTTGTACTCGTTAGATTGATAGATTTATTTCTACTAAGTTATAGGTCATGATTTATTGGACTTTCTTCCCAAGATTTTGTACTAAGAACCTTCTCATTACATAGTGTAAATTCGAAGTATGCCCAAATAACGTCTTTTGCTTAGGGTTATAATCCGCAACTTCAGAAAAAATAAGgatgattttgaaaaaattgaaatttaacaTAGTTATCAAACGGTCTTAAGAAAGCCTCAATTTTGTTACAAAAcaccaaatttgagattaccTACCCCCAAACTTAAATCAAACTTGTCCctaatattcaaaattaaatagCATGTAATGTTCTTAAGAGTAAGAAGGGAAAAGTGGGAAAGATATTACCATGATGAAGAGGGATAGTAAGAATCcttgcacacacacacacacacacacacacacacacacacacacaaaacatAATCAACCAAGCAAATAGTCAACAACAGAGTCTAGTGCAGTGGAAAAGAGCCTTAACTTGCTAATATGTGGTGTCAAATTCGAGCTCCTATGACACTTGACAGCATGTAGAGGTGTCAAATGGATCATATAGGCCCGGTCCGTTTAGAATCGGCCCATTTAATAAATGGGTTGTGTGGACCCGTCCATTTATGAAAATCAACAATCACGCCCGAGCCCATGTGGGATATGGGCCCACGCCTAtgcattgcattttttttgtaattctttttacaatttcatttaaatcttttttacaATTATGTTATATACTAAtagatttattattttttggaaaaagaGGCCAGTAACTTTATTCAAATTacatttaaatagaaaatgacTAATAGTGTGGGTGAGAAAACCTTTCCCTTACTTAATCGGACCATGTCGTGTCGAACCTACGAtccgtttgacacctctaaCAGTGTGAGTGAGAAAACCCaccaaaaagaagataaaagaaagaaaatacccaagaaaataaaagtatagAATAATCCAGCAAAGGAAAGAAATGCATGAGCATGGAAACAATTCCCATCGCTCCTTTGCTTTGACCAAAGTTTCCATGGCTCCCAATGTAATCTTCTTTTCTCTAACTTCATTGTAGATTATTCAGTACATGCAACCCATTAGAATTAGGATTCTCAGTCAGAAGCAAGTATAttctttttgggtttcctTGTTTTTTCCAGATTCTCTTATCAAATAGGAgttggaaaggaaaagaacTAGTTGAGGCACCTATAAATACACAATGTAAGAcgagagagaaaaacagagaCGCAAGCGCGCACACACTTGATGTTTCCTAAGGAATTGTTATGGCTTTGGAGTCTTTGTCGTTGAAGTAGGCAAGAAAGGCTTTCCCTTTCAGATTTCAATTCCGTTTCAGGTCAGTCAGGTAATCAATCCTACTGATCTTACATATTTAAATTGTTAAGAGCAAGTATGATTATGAAGGAGGTTGTAGAGATTTTGAGGCATGCAGAGATAAAGAAGGGTAGAGGGTTGATAAGGAGGTTAACGGAGAGTAACCCTAAGCAGCCACTTTATTGGATTGCGTCAGCAAGGTTGGAGGAGGAGGCTGGGGAAACAGAGGCCTCAAAGTAATTGATTCAGAAGGGGTGTAAGGAGTGCCCCAATAGTGAGGATGTATGGTTGGAGGCCTGCATGATTATTGCGATTTCGAATGAAGAAGAGGCTAAGGCGGTGATTACCAATAGGTTGTTTTCGATACCCCATTAGATGAAGTTGGGGATGCGGGCTACAAATTTGGAACATGATGACTCGAATAAGAGCAGGGTTTTGAGGAAAGGGTTGGAACGCATTACTGATTTCATTGTGCTGTGGAAGGCAGTGGTTGAGCTCGCCACAAAATCGAATGAGAAAGATCTCATCTTGTTGCTTTAGAGGGCTGTGGAGTGTTATCCACAGCTCATGGAATTGTGGCTTGCATAGGCAAAGTTAGAAACTTGTGAACCAAAGAGACCTAGAATGATTCTTGCGAAAGCCGGAGAAAGTGAGGGAGGCACAGAGGGAGTATAGATGAAGTCAGCAACTATTGAAAGAGGGTTAGGTAATGTTGAGAATGAGAGCAAATTACTTGATGAAGGGTTGAAGAGATTCCTTTCATTCTTTAAGTTGTGGCTGATGCTTGGACAACTAGAGGAACAACTTGATTGTTTGGAAAGAGCTGAGGCATATGACTTGGGCCTCAAGCATTGCCCTAATTCTATACTACTCTGGCTTTCTCTTGCTAATCTTGAAGAGAAGTTAAATAGGGTGACTAGTGCCCGCAGTGTCCTCACGCTagccaagaacaaaaatccTCAGATCCCTCAACTGTGGCTTGCTGCTATTCGAGCTGAAATGAGGCATGGTAATAACAAGGAAGCTGATATTTTGATGGCCATGGCTTTGGACGAGTGTCCCAATAGTGGTATTTTGTGGGTAGCATATATTGAGAGTATGGCACCCCTACCACGTTTTCAATGGAAGAACAAGATTATGGATGCCCTCAGGAAATATGATCACTATCCCCATGTCAGTGTTGATGTGGCCAAGTTATTCTGGCATCATAGTGAGGTTGTAAGAGCTAGGACTTGGCTCAATAGAGTTGTCACAATTGCCCTGGATATTGGGGACTTCTGGGCTTTATACTTCAAATTTGAACTTCAGCATGGGACTGATGAAAACCATAAGGATGTTTTGAGAAGATGCATTGCTGCACAACCAAAGCATGGTGAAAAATGGCAACCTATTTCCAAGGCCCTGCACAACTCTCACCAACCAACTGAAGGTATCTTGCACCAAGTGGTGGTTGAGCTTGGCAAGGAAGAAAGCTCGCAATAGGCAAGGCAACAGGCAGCTCAAATTGATAAACTCCAGTGGTCTCAAATGTTAGAGTGGTTTCTTCCAAACTGCATTTGAATTGCAGATTAGTACTCTTGGCATTAATTTATTAGAGTTGTTGGAATTGATAAAATTATTCCATAATATATTTTCCTTTACAATATTCCTATCTCTCAAATTTGCAAAAGCAGACATACACATGCCTGTTTAAGGATATTGTAACGAAACAACTCCAAAACTATGACAATCACCATTTTCCGTAGGTTGGCCTGTACAGATATACTTAGGGTCTAGATAACCAAGTCTCCTATGTCTAAACCAATGTGCTTATTATCTAGGACTTGTTAATAGGGACCAACCTTGAAGGTCCAAAACCAGAGACTTTGGCCATGAAATAGTAGTTAAAGTATGTTGGATGACTTGACATTGCCATGAATGATCATTGGTTTTGATAAGTTTGCTGTAGAATGAAGATAAGCAAGAGCTGCTGCAAATTTTGAGGCTATCTTCAAAATGTATCCCAAACTTTTCCCATTCTTATATGGGAGCTTTAGTCTTTAAACAACAGCCCAAGAACTTCACCACATTTCGAtggtttactttttttgtaAGAGTGACCACAATTTCACTTTTAAAAAGCTCAATTTGCTCTTCCTCCATTGCTTTTTCTGGCTAAAGTCCTCGATGAGATGTTTCAGTTCCACCATCTCCTGAACCAAAAATGTGAGCCTTCTTATAATAGTCAGCAGTCACCTCTAGCTCCTCGGTTGTAAAAAATTTTGTGCCTCAGTTCCAGTGAAGCAATTTGCTGCTCTAACAATAACCCTCCTTTTTTTTGGAAGAGCTTGGGTTTTAGCTTAATAAACTTATGCTTCTTCACACTGATATAAATTCTGGAGATCACAAACAAAAGCTGAGACTTGCAAGGTTACATTTAATTAAATCTAATGTTAAAAGGAGCATAGCACTTATCAAAACCTGTATGATAATTCTGGAAGGAAAACTATTAGTCCTGATAATGTTgcaccaatatatatatatacatatatatatatagctccGATATTTTGGAccacaggggtccaagagattgtggtcacccaccatTGGATGTTAATCTAacggttcaaaaaagtttcttaaaaggagtgcaagagtgagtgaaccgttgaatttacatccaacggtgagtgaccacaaatctcttggactcctgtagtccaagagatcgg of Prunus dulcis chromosome 4, ALMONDv2, whole genome shotgun sequence contains these proteins:
- the LOC117625737 gene encoding 1-acyl-sn-glycerol-3-phosphate acyltransferase 3-like is translated as MIPKRSLCLPSNLCLLFLSKPKARIALAAMAIPAVLAIVPIGVVFILSGLIVNLMQVVSFIILRPISKKLYRKINKVVAEFLWLELIWLIDWWAGIKVELYVDSDTFQLMGKEHALVICNHRSDIDWLVGWLVAQRSGCLGSALAIMKKEVMFLPVIGWSMWFSEYFFLERRWTKDEITLKSGFQQLEDFPMPFWLALFVEGTRFTQAKLMVAQEFAASRGLPIPRNVLLPRTKGFVSSVSQMRSFVPAIYDCTVAVPKNQPPPTLLRIFRGQSSVVKLQIRRHSMQELPETADGIGQWCKDVFVTKDALLEKYFAKGTFSDQQLQNIGRPVKSLIVVLLWSCLIGYGIFKFVPWSSLLSSWKGIAFSATFLVLVVIVMQILIHSSESERSTPLNITPQDQTKERLVQK